In Nitrospirota bacterium, a single window of DNA contains:
- the rimM gene encoding 16S rRNA processing protein RimM, with product MAYVEVGRLLKPHGLKGEMKAVLDLAFSDMETFFIERAGSVEPIRVESIRDGTNGVIVQLAGIETPERAREFAGALIKIDENKLPVLSEGHYYHHEIIGLEVISTTGEHVGTVADILDVKSNDVYVVEGNGKEHLIPAIADVIKEINLTKGTITIEVMEGLLQR from the coding sequence GTGGCATATGTAGAGGTTGGGAGGCTGTTAAAGCCTCATGGACTTAAAGGAGAGATGAAGGCAGTATTGGATCTGGCATTTTCTGATATGGAGACATTTTTTATTGAAAGAGCCGGTTCCGTTGAGCCAATCCGTGTGGAGTCCATAAGGGATGGAACCAACGGCGTTATAGTACAGCTAGCAGGTATAGAGACGCCGGAGCGTGCGCGTGAATTTGCCGGAGCTCTGATTAAAATTGATGAAAATAAATTGCCGGTACTTTCTGAGGGACACTACTATCACCACGAAATAATCGGCCTTGAGGTTATCTCAACAACCGGAGAGCATGTGGGCACAGTGGCAGATATTTTAGATGTTAAATCCAATGATGTGTATGTGGTAGAGGGTAATGGTAAGGAACATTTAATTCCTGCAATAGCGGACGTGATAAAGGAAATAAATCTGACAAAAGGAACCATTACGATAGAGGTAATGGAGGGATTGCTTCAGAGATGA
- a CDS encoding KH domain-containing protein — protein MMKELVEVMARALVDKPEEVSVKEVDGEKTTVFELRVAASDLGKVIGKQGKTARAMRTILSASGTKIGKRSVLEILE, from the coding sequence ATGATGAAAGAACTAGTTGAGGTTATGGCAAGAGCACTTGTGGATAAGCCTGAGGAGGTCTCTGTTAAAGAGGTTGACGGCGAAAAGACAACAGTTTTTGAATTAAGAGTGGCTGCAAGCGATCTGGGTAAGGTAATTGGCAAGCAGGGGAAAACAGCCCGTGCAATGAGGACAATACTCTCAGCCTCCGGAACTAAAATAGGTAAACGTTCCGTACTGGAAATTCTCGAATAA
- the rpsP gene encoding 30S ribosomal protein S16, protein MVKIRLTRMGAHKRPFYRIVVTDSKTRRDGRFLEIVGNYDPLKEPSAVTLDVESIKKWLGNGAQPTDIVKKLLQKAGVQLQTA, encoded by the coding sequence TTGGTAAAGATACGTTTGACGAGAATGGGAGCACATAAGAGGCCATTTTACAGGATTGTGGTGACAGACAGCAAAACACGGCGTGATGGGCGGTTTTTAGAGATAGTGGGAAATTATGACCCTCTTAAGGAGCCCTCTGCAGTGACCCTGGATGTGGAGAGCATTAAGAAATGGCTTGGGAATGGCGCTCAGCCTACCGATATCGTTAAAAAGCTATTACAGAAGGCTGGTGTACAACTGCAAACAGCCTGA